In a genomic window of Saccharomyces kudriavzevii IFO 1802 strain IFO1802 genome assembly, chromosome: 2:
- the VHC1 gene encoding Vhc1p (similar to Saccharomyces cerevisiae YBR235W; ancestral locus Anc_6.146), whose translation MVSRFYQIPGTHRPASAVSSSNESSSLLSARRISQTYFNYQATPECQKVSSKYDPDNPNKDKLGTYDGVFVPTALNVLSILMFLRFGFILGQLGIICTIGLLLLSYTINLLTTLSISAISTNGTVRGGGAYYMISRSLGPEFGGSIGLVFFLGQVFNSGMNAVGIIEPLLYNLGYSAPGEPPAALGELLPRGHWYEFTYATIILFLCISVAFVGSQTVSRAGNILFLVLAASIFSIPLSALIKSPFVEGGITYTGPTWQTFYSNLFPHLTKDAAGSLLKGKETFNDLFGVFFPATAGIFAGAGMSSELRKPSKSIPKGTLWGLLFTFICYAVVVFTMGCSIPRTSLYNEVQIIQTTSSVQWIIFLGEMATSLFSIIVGMLGAAYVLEAIAKDNIIPGLEIFAHNPVYSLIFTWILTQLCLFSNVNKIATFITMTFLMTFVVMNVACFLLGISSAPNFRPSFKYFNRYTTAFGALLSIVAMLIVDGISASVLFLAMILLFLFIHYFSPPKPWGDVSQSLIYHQVRKYLLRLRQDNIKYWRPQILLFVDNPRTSWNLIRFCNHLKKGGLYILGHVAVTADFPKQLNELKTQQKAWMKIRDMAAIKAFVQVGTGPSLIWGIRNVFIGSGLGGMKPNITVVGFFDLENYRKCMSQNKNNNNNNQYQLQKKTGLPNGSSFDVRINVPLPTDECKNECKVDVQQWVQIVEDLSLMQSNIAIAHGFKLLEIPNKKDRCFPKKTIDLYPIQMCGKVEAKGGQPESITTNFDTYTLILQLAAILITVPEWKHTHALRVILFVEQEYHRTDEVQRMKKLLQILRIDAEVLVVSLDQFRAYNTIVKGDPIVFDYVNSKLADNGWWQDLVEARDTLKPKRRFSTIEPQTIAKQFTQSRKYTSGVQKLGVSFTMNTSMPSNRIDTPFESEDSDFDTDLTSIRDAFSTLTTVPVGKDTSIKSKASSDRANLLVKNLQNDVSTQSLRPVFSSNTLPRTRVVEDGTGEQPTLIPIAEPNVPNDKGNKLQRPILPELSPCCSKDSLVTAMQNLGFNDLPSTAQHLILNDMMTQMSKGSDLIFSTLPIPALGTNEDHDASLQYVEDLDIWLEGLPPCMLINSQTMTVTTAL comes from the coding sequence ATGGTCAGCAGGTTTTATCAGATTCCAGGCACACATCGACCTGCATCGGCAgtatcatcttcaaatgaatCATCCTCTCTATTGTCTGCAAGGCGAATAAGCCAGACCTATTTCAATTATCAAGCAACTCCTGAGTGCCAAAAAGTATCTTCTAAATATGATCCTGATAATCCAAACAAGGATAAGCTGGGAACCTACGACGGGGTGTTTGTACCCACTGCATTGAATGTCTTATCCATCCTTATGTTCCTTCGTTTTGGTTTCATTTTGGGTCAACTAGGTATTATATGCACCATTGGTCTTTTATTGTTGAGTTACACCATTAATCTTCTTACAACGCTAAGTATTTCTGCTATATCTACGAACGGAACTGTAAGGGGTGGAGGTGCTTATTATATGATTTCAAGAAGTTTAGGCCCTGAATTCGGTGGATCTATTGGGCTcgtgttttttttgggtcAGGTGTTCAACTCAGGTATGAATGCAGTGGGTATCATCGAACCTCTGCTTTATAATTTGGGCTATTCCGCGCCAGGCGAGCCTCCTGCAGCTTTGGGAGAACTTCTGCCGAGAGGACATTGGTACGAATTCACATATGCCACAATAATTCTTTTCCTGTGTATTTCTGTTGCATTTGTCGGTTCACAAACGGTGTCAAGAGCAGGAaatatcctttttttggtattggCTGCCTCCATATTTTCCATTCCGCTATCTGCACTGATAAAGTCCCCATTCGTCGAAGGCGGTATCACTTATACCGGCCCTACATGGCAGACTTTCTATAGTAATCTTTTCCCTCACTTGACAAAGGATGCGGCTGGTTCTTTACTCAAGGGTAAGGAGACATTCAATGATTTATTTGGAGTTTTCTTTCCTGCTACTGCTGGTATTTTTGCTGGTGCGGGAATGTCAAGTGAATTAAGAAAACCCTCTAAATCAATTCCCAAGGGTACTTTATGGGGCTTACTGTTCACATTTATTTGTTATGCCGTTGTTGTTTTCACCATGGGATGCTCCATTCCAAGAACGTCACTATATAACGAGGTGCAGATTATTCAAACGACTAGTTCTGTTCAATGGATTATATTCCTGGGCGAAATGGCGACATCTCTGTTTTCTATTATTGTAGGCATGCTTGGTGCTGCTTATGTACTGGAGGCAATTGCGAAGGACAACATTATACCCGGTTTAGAGATATTTGCCCATAATCCAGTATATTCACTGATTTTTACTTGGATTTTGACTCAGCTATGTTTGTTTTCCAATGTCAATAAGATTGCCACATTTATCACTATGACATTTTTGATGACGTTTGTGGTCATGAATGTGGCATGCTTCCTATTGGGCATCTCCTCAGCACCTAATTTCAGGccttctttcaaatatttcaacaGATATACCACAGCTTTCGGTGCTCTGCTTTCTATTGTTGCAATGTTAATTGTCGATGGTATTTCTGCTTCTGTTTTATTCTTGGCTATGATTTTgctatttttatttattcacTACTTCTCACCGCCGAAACCTTGGGGTGACGTTTCTCAAAGTTTGATATATCATCAAGTGAGAAAATATCTACTTCGTCTGCGTCAAGACAACATTAAATACTGGAGACCCCAAATACTGTTGTTTGTAGACAACCCGAGAACAAGCTGGAACTTGATAAGGTTTTGCAACCATTTAAAAAAAGGTGGTTTATATATTCTAGGTCATGTAGCGGTAACCGCTGATTTTCCAAAGCAATTAAATGAACTAAAAACTCAACAGAAGGCTTGGATGAAGATCAGAGATATGGCAGCAATAAAGGCATTTGTTCAAGTTGGTACAGGCCCCTCCCTTATATGGGGTATCAgaaatgtttttattgGCTCTGGATTAGGAGGTATGAAACCAAATATTACCGTAGTCggattttttgatcttgaGAATTATAGGAAGTGTATGtcacaaaataaaaacaacaacaacaacaatcagtatcaattgcaaaaaaagaccGGTTTGCCAAATGGTTCATCTTTTGATGTCAGAATCAACGTTCCATTACCTACAGATGAATGTAAGAATGAATGCAAAGTTGATGTGCAACAGTGGGTTCAAATTGTAGAAGATTTGTCACTGATGCAATCTAATATCGCCATAGCACATGGCTTCAAACTTTTAGAGATACCGAATAAAAAGGACCGCtgctttccaaaaaaaacaatagatCTCTATCCCATCCAAATGTGCGGGAAAGTTGAGGCGAAGGGGGGTCAACCTGAGTCAATCACTACCAACTTTGATACGTACACGCTTATATTGCAACTTGCTGCTATCTTAATAACGGTTCCTGAATGGAAACACACACACGCACTCCGAGTCATTCTATTTGTAGAACAAGAATATCACAGAACTGATGAAGttcaaagaatgaaaaaattgctaCAAATCTTAAGAATTGACGCAGAAGTTCTGGTAGTGTCTCTAGATCAATTCAGGGCATATAATACAATTGTCAAGGGAGATCCAATTGTGTTTGATTATGTCAACTCGAAGTTAGCTGATAACGGGTGGTGGCAAGATTTGGTAGAAGCTCGCGATACATTGAAACCGAAGCGCAGATTTTCCACAATTGAGCCTCAAACAATCGCAAAACAGTTTACGCAATCAAGGAAGTACACTTCTGGGGTTCAGAAATTGGGCGTCTCATTTACCATGAATACAAGCATGCCAAGTAACCGTATTGATACTCCATTTGAGAGTGAAGATTCTGATTTTGATACAGATCTTACATCGATTCGTGATGCCTTCTCGACATTAACAACTGTTCCAGTTGGAAAGGATACGTCTATCAAATCAAAGGCTAGTTCTGATAGAGCCAATTTGCTtgtaaaaaatttacaaaatgaTGTGTCAACTCAATCTTTGAGACCCGTTTTCTCGAGTAATACTCTACCAAGGACTAGAGTTGTGGAGGATGGGACAGGTGAGCAGCCAACCCTAATTCCGATTGCCGAACCAAATGTTCCAAATGACAAAGGCAATAAATTGCAGAGACCGATTCTCCCCGAACTGTCTCCTTGCTGTTCTAAGGATAGTCTAGTTACAGCAATGCAGAATTTAGGTTTTAATGATCTTCCCAGTACAGCTCAACATCTAATTCTGAACGATATGATGACACAAATGTCAAAAGGTTCAGATTTaatcttttcaactttACCAATTCCAGCTCTTGGAACTAATGAGGATCATGATGCAAGCCTACAATATGTTGAGGACTTAGATATCTGGTTGGAAGGTCTACCGCCATGCATGTTGATTAATTCACAAACTATGACTGTGACTACCGCCTTATAG
- the ABD1 gene encoding mRNA (guanine-N7)-methyltransferase (similar to Saccharomyces cerevisiae ABD1 (YBR236C); ancestral locus Anc_6.147) produces the protein MSAKPEKPVWMSQEDYDRQYGTVANGEPSTVLEGNSKITSGAPTNGIGPVPIVQTTPAPTPTSSASPAEQEPGFKIQKRKHERYDQEEKLRKQRAQKLREEQLKRHEIEMTANRSMNVDQIVREHYNERTIIANRAKRNLSPIIKLRNFNNAIKYMLIDKYTKPGDVVLELGCGKGGDLRKYGAAGISQFIGIDISNASIQEAHKRYRSMRNLDYQVVLITGDCFGESLGVAVVPFPDCRFPCDIVSTQFCLHYAFETEEKARRALLNVAKSLKIGGHFFGTIPDSEFIRYKLNKFPKDVEKPSWGNSIYKVSFEDNSYQKNNYEFKSPYGQMYTYWLEDAIDNVPEYVVPFETLRSLADEYGLELVSQMPFNKFFVQEIPKWIERFSPRMREGLQRSDGRYGVEGDEKEAASYFYTMFAFRKIKQYTEPEIEQPH, from the coding sequence atgtCGGCTAAACCAGAGAAGCCAGTATGGATGTCACAGGAAGATTATGACCGTCAGTATGGCACAGTCGCGAACGGTGAACCATCTACTGTACTAGAGGGCAATTCCAAAATCACTTCAGGTGCACCTACTAATGGCATTGGGCCAGTGCCGATTGTACAAACCACTCCCGCTCCTACCCCAACATCCTCAGCTTCACCTGCTGAACAGGAGCCTGGGTTCAAAAtacagaaaagaaaacacgAGAGGTATGATCAGGAGGAAAAATTACGTAAACAGCGTGCTCAAAAACTAAGAGAAGAACAATTAAAAAGgcatgaaattgaaatgaCCGCAAATAGATCTATGAATGTAGATCAAATTGTCCGAGAGCATTACAATGAACGTACGATAATTGCCAATCGcgcaaaaagaaacttaTCGCCTATCATTAAGCTTCGTAATTTCAACAATGCAATCAAGTACATGTTGATCGACAAATACACAAAGCCTGGTGATGTTGTACTGGAACTTGGATGCGGTAAAGGTGGCGATTTAAGGAAATATGGTGCTGCCGGTATCTCTCAATTTATTGGTATCGATATTTCCAATGCTTCTATCCAAGAAGCTCATAAGAGATACCGGTCCATGAGAAATCTAGATTATCAAGTCGTATTAATTACAGGAGATTGTTTTGGCGAATCACTAGGTGTTGCTGTGGTGCCATTCCCAGACTGCAGGTTTCCATGTGATATTGTGTCCACTCAGTTTTGTTTGCATTATGCTTttgaaactgaagaaaaggcaaGAAGAGCTTTACTGAATGTTGCCAAGTCTCTAAAAATTGGGGGCCACTTTTTCGGTACTATCCCAGATTCCGAATTCATTCGTTATAAACTGAATAAGTTTCCCAAAGATGTGGAGAAACCGTCCTGGGGAAACTCTATCTATAAGGTGAGTTTTGAAGACAATTCGtatcaaaagaataacTATGAGTTCAAGTCTCCTTATGGGCAAATGTACACTTATTGGTTGGAAGATGCTATAGATAATGTTCCTGAGTACGTTGTGCCATTTGAAACCCTGAGAAGTTTGGCTGATGAATACGGTTTGGAATTAGTATCGCAGATGCCAtttaataaattttttgtcCAAGAGATTCCCAAATGGATCGAAAGGTTCTCTCCTAGAATGAGGGAAGGTTTACAAAGATCAGATGGTAGATATGGTGTAGAAGGAGATGAAAAGGAGGCTGcttcatatttttacaCCATGTTTGCATTCcgcaaaataaaacagtATACCGAACCTGAAATTGAACAACCTCActaa
- the PRP5 gene encoding DEAD-box RNA helicase PRP5 (similar to Saccharomyces cerevisiae PRP5 (YBR237W); ancestral locus Anc_6.148): METIDLKQTSDRESLLEERRKKLARWKLKKAQFDAQKEKALRNNIVTNSLEAKQPVEKFAVGQEQVKENLRKRKNELEKLDKRTSIKPSKKSKRSKRKEKISFEFDDNDEAEAASVFRLNEGFQKVPEYDDEKDPLDVFMTSLKTQEISSKTTSHNVGNILDVDDQMVELEGAEDENIGDTTDNFNISKIAKLKAKKRVKQINYSPEELERFQKNFYVESEAVSSMTDIEVEELRLSLDNINIKGTGCPKPVTKWSQLGLSTDIMTLITGKLHFDSLTPIQSQALPAIMSGRDVIGISKTGSGKTISYLLPLLRQVKAQRSLSKHETGPLGLILAPTRELALQIHEEVTKFTGTDASIRSVCCTGGSEMKKQITDLKRGAEIVVATPGRFIDILTLNDGKLLSTKRITFVIMDEADRLFDLGFEPQITQIMKTVRPDKQCVLFSATFPNKLRSFAVRVLRSPISITINSKGLVNENVKQKFKICHSDDEKFENLIQIAHGGNKFFDEGQTEIDGETSDLDETDAKAIIFVSSQQICDLISKKLTNAGIVAYAIHAGKPYQERLMNLEKFKREKNSILLCTEVLSRGLNVPEVSLVIIYNAVKTFAQYVHTTGRTARGSRSGTAITLLLNDELSGAYILTKAMRDDELKASDPLQVKELHEMSDKFESGMKKGKFRLSKGFGGKGLENIKSKREEVRNKDLELKKGNINNDELGHKSDRTQNEHVSEPESSASIPKLEYELFKEPTTHGSVIFYAKVHINDLPQIVRWEATKNTTLLFIKHETGCSITNKGKFYPEGKEPNNTADEPKLYLLIEGQDEKDIQLSIELLEQKVKEGVIKAANLSLKSTKY, translated from the coding sequence ATGGAAACTATTGATTTGAAACAAACTAGTGATAGAGAATCTCtattggaagaaagaagaaaaaaattggccaGATGGAAACTAAAGAAGGCCCAGTTTGATGCTCAGAAGGAGAAAGCTTTACGCAATAACATCGTTACTAACAGTTTAGAAGCTAAGCAACCCGTTGAAAAGTTTGCCGTAGGACAAGAACaggtaaaagaaaatcttcgaaagaggaaaaatgaGCTTGAGAAACTCGACAAACGTACATCAATTAAACCTTCGAAAAAGTCAAAGAGAAGTAAGAGAAAGGAGAAGATATCCTTTGAgtttgatgataatgatgaggCAGAAGCGGCAAGTGTTTTCCGATTGAATGAAggctttcaaaaagtacCAGAATATGATGATGAGAAGGATCCATTAGATGTGTTTATGACATCGCTAAAAACACAGGAAATTAGTTCTAAGACAACCTCACACAATGTGGGAAACATTCTTGATGTAGATGATCAAATGGTGGAGTTGGAAGGAGCCGAGGACGAAAATATCGGTGATACCACGGATAATTTCAACATATCGAAAATTGCCAAGCtaaaggcaaaaaaacgTGTAAAGCAAATTAATTATTCCCCAGAGGAGCTAGAGCGATTCCAGAAAAACTTCTACGTCGAGTCTGAAGcagtttcttcaatgacAGATATAGAGGTAGAAGAGCTCAGACTGAGCCTGGATAACATCAATATAAAGGGAACGGGGTGCCCAAAACCAGTTACCAAATGGTCACAACTGGGTTTATCAACAGACATCATGACATTGATTACTGGCAAGTTACACTTTGACTCTTTAACACCGATTCAGTCCCAGGCGCTTCCTGCTATCATGTCAGGCCGCGATGTAATAGgaatatcaaaaactggGTCTGGTAAAACCATATCCTATCTTCTGCCATTGCTGAGACAAGTGAAGGCTCAACGATCATTGTCGAAGCACGAAACAGGTCCTTTGGGCTTAATTCTGGCTCCAACAAGAGAACTGGCATTACAAATACATGAAGAAGTCACAAAATTTACAGGAACAGATGCATCAATAAGGTCTGTATGCTGTACGGGTGGCTCTGAAATGAAGAAGCAGATCACTGATCTTAAAAGAGGTGCTGAAATTGTTGTCGCTACACCGGGTAGATTTATTGATATATTAACTTTAAATGACGGTAAATTGCTGAGTACCAAGAGAATAACGTTTGTAATAATGGACGAAGCAGATAGATTATTCGATCTTGGTTTTGAGCCCCAAATCACCCAAATTATGAAAACCGTTCGACCAGATAAACAATGTGTTCTATTCAGTGCAACTTTCCCGAACAAATTACGCAGTTTTGCCGTGAGAGTTTTACGATCTCCAATATCTATCACGATCAATTCAAAGGGTCTGGTTAACGAAAATGTGAAacaaaagttcaaaatatGTCATTCGGACGAtgagaaatttgaaaatctaATACAAATTGCTCATGGGGGCaacaaattctttgatgaaGGTCAGACTGAAATTGACGGAGAGACAAGTGATCTTGATGAAACTGATGCTAAAGCCATTATATTTGTATCAAGTCAACAGATCTGTGAtttgatttccaaaaagCTGACAAATGCTGGGATCGTGGCTTACGCTATTCATGCAGGGAAACCGTATCAAGAAAGATTAATGAATTTAGAAAAGTTCaagagagagaaaaacaGTATTCTCCTCTGCACTGAAGTTCTTTCAAGGGGTTTGAATGTTCCTGAGGTCTCATTGGTTATTATTTATAATGCCGTAAAGACATTTGCTCAATACGTTCACACAACGGGAAGAACTGCCAGAGGTAGTCGCTCAGGTACTGCCATAACACTTTTGCTGAATGACGAGTTGTCAGGAGCTTACATACTGACCAAGGCAATGCGTGATGATGAGTTAAAAGCTTCCGATCCTTTACAAGTAAAAGAACTTCATGAAATGAGCGACAAGTTTGAATCTGGTATGAAAAAAGGTAAATTCAGATTGTCAAAAGGGTTTGGGGGCAAAGGACTTGAGAATatcaaaagcaaaagagaAGAGGTTCGGAATAAAGATTTGGAACTCAAAAAAGGTAACATAAACAATGATGAACTGGGACATAAAAGCGATCGTACCCAAAACGAGCATGTCAGTGAACCTGAATCATCTGCATCTATTCCCAAACTGGAGTATGAACTTTTTAAGGAGCCTACGACGCATGGGTCAGTCATCTTTTACGCTAAAGTGCATATCAACGATTTGCCCCAAATTGTAAGATGGGAAGCTACAAAGAACACAACCTTATTATTCATCAAGCACGAAACAGGATGCAGTATAACCAACAAGGGTAAATTTTATCCGGAGGGGAAGGAACCAAATAATACTGCAGATGAACCCAAACTATACTTGTTGATCGAAGGTCAAGATGAGAAAGACATACAACTAAGTATCGAGCTATTAGAACAAAAGGTGAAAGAGGGGGTAATAAAGGCGGCAAATCTATCTTTAAAAAGTACGAAATACTAA
- the SKDI02G3460 gene encoding uncharacterized protein (similar to Saccharomyces cerevisiae YBR238C and RMD9 (YGL107C); ancestral locus Anc_6.150), translating to MIRLAQQTQVLKGKPPNQFVPHPRKNSLTHPMKFNGTIAMEHHEPSYAIPYTPSSFNNAALGTYQVAQTNHFVPHFGGNIGPNHNNHLAQSNGNSNSNNHHHNNRNHHNNNNNNNNNNNNNNNNHNNRNHHQNNHNHGKYNNSNQGNSISPDSPWFHKVCAFEDCVSQTLYMSQTPRRQNMKHHSEHPNSNANPLFWDSIGRAMGLYHDLLTTPELNSDRVSKLVHLLHNGLRANRNQLTRMNKKPDYDSQSFHKEMTNYLCKSLREISEDVLNGKVELNEYGAMHLITAFKELLLFEEAVDIWKAAINGQNAYTSNIFLNPRVVGVILPILYDNGVSYPEIQALYEKSSSMINYFHPNLSVGMIRASLSASENDMALKLFQKLCQESTEMKYGYLIETHLSFIGECKDLNVAQTFFDKALNDEMPYKIDLQVSYVKSFLRNIWSQTRDFNHIYQIWYKSSLHYGRNVNHGISSSLNDTFFDIFFENYAVDKMQGFQTLQNVIQTYNNIKHIDEPFFNIILAKCTVWHDRSILEYIDKSYEAYHIPKTIVAYRILLKSMGSVDDASNAEILQRWMDLICKSDEIGQRFIANADWAALRDATVTWTQNDRDSKKGNMNSAQISRTPTPSPSLTPMDTPTSEHFFNNAQNQMDFYSHPALQAATASGAFDEFASDSASSSMPLDGRMVLYLKIVKRYSPYCRDSRQLARLTTGTAVKYSVLQEVLNQFQALIVNDIPIPQLHNLKPTCV from the coding sequence ATGATCCGTCTAGCTCAACAAACACAAGTACTGAAGGGTAAACCCCCAAATCAGTTTGTTCCACACCCAAGAAAGAATTCATTGACCCATCCAATGAAATTTAACGGCACAATCGCTATGGAACATCATGAGCCCAGCTATGCCATTCCTTATacaccttcttctttcaataaCGCAGCCCTGGGTACATATCAGGTAGCACAAACCAACCATTTTGTTCCTCATTTTGGTGGCAATATTGGTCCCAATCACAATAATCACCTAGCTCAAAGTAATGGgaacagcaacagcaacaatcATCACCACAACAACCGCAATCAccataacaataacaataacaataacaataacaataacaataacaataacaaccACAACAACCGCAATCACCATCAAAACAACCATAATCATGGCAAGTACAACAATTCCAACCAAGGCAACTCGATCAGTCCAGATTCTCCATGGTTTCATAAAGTTTGCGCGTTTGAAGATTGCGTATCGCAAACGCTTTATATGTCGCAAACCCCAAGACGTCAAAATATGAAACACCATTCAGAGCATCCAAATTCCAATGCTAATCCATTGTTCTGGGATTCCATCGGCAGAGCCATGGGGTTATACCATGATTTGCTCACTACACCGGAATTGAACTCTGACCGTGTCTCTAAACTGGTGCATTTGCTTCACAATGGGTTGAGAGCAAACAGAAATCAGTTGACAAGAATGAACAAGAAACCGGATTACGACTCTCAATCGTTTCATAAGGAGATGACCAACTATCTTTGTAAGTCACTAAGAGAGATCTCCGAAGATGTCCTTAATGGCAAAGTGGAATTAAATGAATATGGGGCCATGCATTTAATCACTGCGTTCAAAGAACTTTTGTTGTTTGAAGAGGCTGTTGATATCTGGAAGGCGGCCATCAATGGTCAAAACGCCTACACgtctaatatttttttgaatccAAGAGTAGTCGGTGTTATCCTACCCATTTTATACGACAATGGTGTTTCATATCCCGAAATTCAGGCCCTTTATGAAAAATCCTCTTCCATGATCAATTATTTTCACCCAAATCTTTCTGTTGGGATGATCAGAGCCTCTTTGTCCGCTAGCGAAAATGACATGGCTCTGaaattatttcaaaaattgtgCCAGGAATCAACTGAAATGAAGTACGGTTATTTGATAGAAACGCATCTTTCCTTCATTGGTGAATGTAAAGACTTAAATGTGGCGcaaacattttttgataaagctCTGAATGATGAGATGCCATACAAGATAGATTTGCAGGTTTCTTATGTGAAATCCTTCTTAAGAAATATTTGGAGCCAAACTCGTGATTTCAACCACATCTATCAGATCTGGTACAAATCGTCTCTACATTATGGTAGAAACGTCAACCATGgtatttcttcatctttgaaTGACACTTTTTtcgacattttttttgaaaactatGCCGTCGACAAGATGCAAGGTTTTCAAACTTTACAAAATGTTATTCAAACTTACAACAATATCAAGCATATAGATGAACctttcttcaacatcatCTTGGCTAAGTGTACTGTCTGGCATGACCGTAGTATTTTAGAATACATAGATAAGAGCTACGAAGCTTATCATATCCCGAAGACAATAGTTGCTTATAGAATTTTATTGAAGTCCATGGGATCTGTCGATGATGCTTCAAATGCGGAAATTTTACAGAGGTGGATGGATTTGATTTGCAAATCAGATGAAATTGGTCAACGATTCATTGCGAATGCTGATTGGGCTGCTTTAAGGGATGCCACTGTTACATGGACCCAAAATGATAGAGATTCCAAAAAAGGTAACATGAATAGTGCGCAAATAAGCAGAACCCCAACTCCTTCACCATCATTGACACCAATGGATACTCCGACATCCgagcattttttcaacaacgCTCAAAACCAAATGGACTTCTACTCTCATCCAGCACTACAGGCCGCAACTGCTTCTGGTGCgtttgatgaatttgcTTCCGACTCTGCATCTTCATCCATGCCACTAGACGGTAGAATGGTTTTGTACTTGAAGATCGTTAAGCGTTACTCCCCATATTGCCGTGACTCCAGACAATTGGCCAGATTAACAACAGGAACTGCTGTCAAATATTCCGTGTTACAAGAGGTTTTGAATCAATTCCAAGCTTTAATCGTCAACGATATTCCTATCCCTCAATTACATAATTTGAAGCCAACGTGTGTTTAA